A window from Culex pipiens pallens isolate TS chromosome 3, TS_CPP_V2, whole genome shotgun sequence encodes these proteins:
- the LOC120421516 gene encoding dephospho-CoA kinase domain-containing protein: MFLVGLTGGIATGKSTVSKVFKQNGIPVIDTDAIARLVVEPGKPAWHKIKAAFGDGVFHADSGELNREALGKLIFDSLEKRTILNEITHPEIHRVVYKEVIKCFFLGHNFVVLDLPLLFETGIMLSYIHKIITVTCEEDIQLTRLMDRNHLSEADAKKRIKLQMPLEQKCGQSHFVIENSGTLQDTEEQTLKILGVLQDSNQHWKIRGVIFATAAILFSSIAWILNYKYKFLSSSN; encoded by the exons atgtttcttGTCGGATTAACCGGAGGCATTGCCACGGGCAAGAGTACCGTCTCAAAAGTGTTCAAACAGAATGGAATCCCTGTTATCGACACCGATGCAATTGCTAGGCTTG TCGTGGAACCGGGCAAACCAGCATGGCATAAAATTAAGGCCGCCTTTGGCGATGGTGTATTTCACGCCGACAGCGGCGAGCTGAACCGAGAGGCACTGGGCAAGCTAATCTTCGACAGCCTGGAGAAGCGTACCATTCTCAACGAAATTACCCACCCGGAGATCCATCGTGTCGTCTACAAGGAGGTCATCAAGTGCTTCTTCCTGGGCCATAACTTTGTTGTGCTCGATCTTCCACTGCTGTTCGAGACTGGCATCATGCTTAGCTATATTCACAAAATCATTACGGTTACATG CGAAGAAGACATTCAGCTCACCCGACTGATGGATCGGAACCATTTGTCGGAAGCCGACGCCAAGAAGCGCATCAAGCTGCAAATGCCGCTGGAGCAGAAATGTGGCCAGTCTCACTTTGTGATTGAAAATTCAGGTACCCTCCAGGACACGGAGGAGCAAACGCTGAAGATTCTCGGCGTGCTGCAGGACAGCAACCAGCACTGGAAGATCCGGGGCGTCATATTCGCGACGGCTGCGATTCTGTTCTCCAGCATAGCGTGGATTCTGAACTACAAGTACAAGTTTCTCTCCAGCAGCAACTGA